TGGTTCCCTGTGGAAGATGAACTTGGTTTCAAAGTGCCGGAGTTTCCACTTCTGACAAAGGTAACCAAGCGAACGGCGCTATCAGAAATGTCTCGGCTCTTCGATCCTTTAGGGCTCATTGGCCCCATTATTGCCAAGGCGAAAATGTTCGTACAACAACTTTGGAAGGAAAATCTACAGTGGGATGATGAGCTGCCTGAACAATTGATAACGTGGTGGTTAGCATATCGAGCTAAATTGAACAATATTCGTAAGCTGCGGGTGCCAAGGTGGATTCTCGGTAGAAATTCCTCAAAGTATGAGCTGCATTGTTTCGTCGACGCTTCCGAAAAAGGATATGGTAGCTGTATTTATATTGTTTCGCAAGCCAACTCAATCAAGACAAGCCGTTTACTGATTGCTAAATCACGAGTAGCTCCAACCATTGGACTTTCTATCCCTCGCCTTGAGCTCTGCGCTGCTGTTTTGGGAAGCCAGCTAGCCGATACTGTGGTACAAACCACCGATTTCTCTGGCAACATCATTTATTGGACAGATTCTACCATAGTTATTAACTGGATCCTGTCGCCTTCAACTTCGTGGAAGACATTCGGTTCAAATCGGGTAGCTGAAGTTCAGCGATTAACCAAAGGCTCTCCAACTGCGCTGAACCCAGCGGATCGCATTTCTAGGGGAACCGATCCCGACCAACTACAAGATGACACTCTTTGGTGGAATGGTCCACCTTTTCTCCTGCTGACACCAGCACTCTGGCCTGAATTCATCCCAACACTATCTCCAGTTGCTCTTGAGCTTTCGAACAAAGAACAACGCCAAATCGTTGCCGTGCTCGCTTGCAAGGAAGAAGATCCTTTGGTCACCAAATTCTCGCAACTAGCTTGTCTTTTAAGAGTGACAGCATATTGCCTGCGATTCGTAAGAAACTGTAGGTCTTCATGCAATCGAACCTACGGTTATTTGACGCCAATCGAATACGACAACGCTTTAAAGGTTCTTATTCGCCACGTACAAAACGTAACATTCCAAGCCGAAATAGAGTATTTGAGGAACAGGGGAAATGGACAGAACACGCTTAAAGATGCCTCATTTAAATCTTCATTGAAGGG
The Toxorhynchites rutilus septentrionalis strain SRP chromosome 2, ASM2978413v1, whole genome shotgun sequence genome window above contains:
- the LOC129766528 gene encoding uncharacterized protein LOC129766528, whose amino-acid sequence is MTEYEQLGHMEEVKTRVAMPQFFLPHHAIHRSDSSTTKTRVVFDGSSKSGSHLSLNDLLLTGPTVQPPLLSIILNFRLHQYVITADIEKMYRQIMVHIDDRPLQQILWRKQESDPIKTYRLNTLTYGTSCAPFLATRKLIQLADDEGADFPMAAASVKKNFYVDDLLVGADSIDSLTKTCEQVDGLLNRAGFSLRKWSANHPSLSRHIPEDRRETQTELELDRAHSIKALGLLWFPVEDELGFKVPEFPLLTKVTKRTALSEMSRLFDPLGLIGPIIAKAKMFVQQLWKENLQWDDELPEQLITWWLAYRAKLNNIRKLRVPRWILGRNSSKYELHCFVDASEKGYGSCIYIVSQANSIKTSRLLIAKSRVAPTIGLSIPRLELCAAVLGSQLADTVVQTTDFSGNIIYWTDSTIVINWILSPSTSWKTFGSNRVAEVQRLTKGSPTALNPADRISRGTDPDQLQDDTLWWNGPPFLLLTPALWPEFIPTLSPVALELSNKEQRQIVAVLACKEEDPLVTKFSQLACLLRVTAYCLRFVRNCRSSCNRTYGYLTPIEYDNALKVLIRHVQNVTFQAEIEYLRNRGNGQNTLKDASFKSSLKGLDLMLDDQGLLRMNGRLAKSTASFDSHFITVGELSSTQHYIPEFMKPDTLREQQTVVMFQSYNELPRATTIV